One stretch of Argiope bruennichi chromosome 3, qqArgBrue1.1, whole genome shotgun sequence DNA includes these proteins:
- the LOC129964303 gene encoding exonuclease 3'-5' domain-containing protein 2-like, with the protein MSLSKIFSLKSIAVTSAIGLLVCKFAISKYLKRNMHKHILIETIEDWNRYESEILKVFKDCKMIGIDCEWVTADERKPVSLLQLATDSGFCVLVRLFLLPVWLIPPALTNLLADERILKVGVGVAEDANKLFNDYCLEVQGFLDLRYLAKDLKEFQGKNMSLKSLGRELLGIDLNKSRELRCSDWNADKLSEDQVKYAAEDAVISAKIFIEIQKRNRNWLLRDSDNFLKEIETYVDVPFKQVLVNNNNKKTVGTFSLKKPHKTRYSKPRQRPMYDNCQLVAPDGELLCSCDKGKAEWYVYKGLGEKISDEPFTVRLNFEPSGRPTLDNVFYTMEKSNQCVVCGKTENFHRKLVVPSEYRRYFPNLMKKNLSHDVLLLCVHCHKKSNILDQQMRQKLAELCDAPLGCRKNVKYKFNPELARVKSAATALCTNGNKIPEWRQQELKKVISDYYNISEVTDEILSEAANIEVSALNDSFVPHGLKVYQYFCENGGLIQLEKLWRQHFLDTMQPQFLPAMWSVEHNHKRLALQVINHERDVDFEESILGLTPELVEEIQELNS; encoded by the coding sequence ATGTCTCTAtcgaaaattttttcattaaagtcAATTGCTGTAACTTCAGCAATCGGACTCCTTGTTTGTAAATTCGCCATCTCAAAGTATTTAAAACGTAACATGCATAAGCATATTCTCATTGAAACGATTGAAGATTGGAACCGGTATGAATCTGAAATTCTCAAAGTATTTAAGGATTGTAAAATGATTGGCATTGACTGTGAATGGGTTACTGCTGATGAAAGAAAACCTGTTTCTCTTTTACAGTTAGCAACTGATTCTGGTTTTTGTGTATTAGTGCGACTATTTCTTTTACCTGTCTGGTTAATACCTCCAGCATTAACTAACTTATTGGctgatgaaagaattttaaaagttggtGTTGGCGTTGCAGAAGATGCCAATAAGCTATTCAACGATTACTGTTTAGAAGTGCAAGGATTTCTGGATCTGCGATATTTAGCCaaggatttaaaagaatttcagggTAAAAATATGAGTTTAAAGAGTCTTGGTAGAGAACTTTTAGGTATTGATCTGAATAAAAGTAGAGAACTGCGTTGCAGTGATTGGAATGCTGATAAATTATCAGAAGATCAAGTGAAATATGCTGCAGAGGATGCTgtaatttcagcaaaaatatttattgaaatacaaaaacGCAATAGAAATTGGCTTCTAAGGGATAGTGacaatttcttgaaagaaattgaaacatatgTTGACGTTCCTTTCAAGCAAGTACTtgtaaacaacaataataaaaaaactgttggtacattttctttgaaaaagccTCACAAGACACGATACAGCAAACCAAGGCAAAGGCCTATGTATGATAACTGTCAACTTGTTGCTCCTGATGGGGAATTATTATGCAGTTGTGATAAAGGGAAAGCAGAATGGTATGTGTATAAAGGTTTGGGTGAAAAAATATCTGATGAACCATTTACAGTTCGTTTGAATTTCGAACCATCTGGACGACCTACCTTGGATAATGTATTTTATACTATGGAAAAATCAAATCAATGTGTTGTTTGTGGAAAAACTGAAAACTTTCATCGTAAACTTGTTGTACCCTCTGAATATAGAagatattttcctaatttgatGAAGAAGAATTTATCTCATGATGTACTTTTATTATGTGTTCACTGTCATAAGAAAAGTAACATATTGGACCAACAAATGCGCCAGAAATTAGCTGAATTATGCGATGCTCCTTTAGGTTGTAGGAAGAatgtaaagtataaatttaatccGGAATTAGCAAGGGTTAAATCTGCTGCTACAGCCCTTTGTACAAATGGTAATAAAATACCTGAATGGCGCcagcaagaattaaaaaaagtgatttctgATTATTATAATATCTCAGAAGTAACGGATGAAATTTTAAGTGAGGCTGCTAATATTGAAGTTAGTGCCTTAAATGATTCTTTTGTGCCACATGGGCTTAAagtatatcaatatttttgtgaaaatggtGGCTTAATTCAATTGGAAAAATTGTGGAGACAACATTTTCTTGATACAATGCAACCACAATTTTTGCCAGCAATGTGGTCTGTCGAACATAATCATAAGAGATTAGCTCTTCAAGTGATAAATCATGAAAGGGATGTTGATTTCGAGGAATCAATTCTTGGTCTTACACCTGA